The following nucleotide sequence is from Oligoflexus sp..
GCAAAGACAAGGTGACTCTTATGATTCATACACTGCATAACAGACGCCACTTTCTAAAAACCGCAGGCGGAGGTCTTGTCGCCCTTCCTTTCCTTGCGTCTTTGCTGGGCGAGACCGAGGCCATGGCGATGACACCGCAGCTTCGATTCATCACGCTATTCAATGGGCATGGACAGTCGCAAAGAAACTGGCATCCAGGCATCGATCTCTATCAGCAAGGTGGAAGTGGGTTTCGGAGCTTCCCCCTTGGTGATCTGACGGCTCCGCTTTCCTCTGTGCTTGAGCCCCTGACTCCCTATAGGAGCGATCTCAATATCCTTGGAGGTTTGGATTCCCTCGCTCAGGGGCATAATCATAATCCCCGCACGACACTCTGTGCCGGGGGCACTCATCAGAGTGTGGATCAGATTCTGCAGCAGTCGTCCCGTTTCAATCCCAATCGTCTGGGTTCGATGCATCTGGTGGGTTCCAACGTGGGCTATAAAAACCAGCCGATCTCCTATAGAAAAAGCGGCCAGGGGGTTCAGGGCATCGATCCCATTCATAATCCGCAGATGGCGTTTGATGCTTTTTTCGGAAGTCAGGTGGGAGATGAAGCGCGGCGCCGCAGGAAGACCATAGCCTCGCTGGTGCTGGAGGATTTTAAAAACCTAAGGCGGGATCCCCGGCTTTCCTTGGTTGATCAGCAGCGGCTGGATGAATACCTGACCCACCTTGATGAGCTGCAGAAAAAAATAGATCAGACGGGTTCCGGCGGTGAGGTTCTAAAGCGTCCCACTGTGGTGCCGAATGTTCCGGATTCTTCCCAGGATGACGAGGTCATCGACGCGCACATTGATCTGATTGTTCTGGCTGTGCGGTGCAATCAGCTGGCGACGGCGACTCTGCAGTTCAGCACAGACACCGATAACTCGGTTTACTCCTTCCTGGGTGTTCAGAGGGATTTTCATACGATATCGCATGAGAATAATCTGCCGGCGACGGAACTGCCCCGCATCAATCGTTGGATGGCGGGCAAGGTCGCCCGACTTATCGAAAAGCTTCGGGATGTGGAAAACTCTGCGACCGGCGAGCGCTATCTGGATAGCACCCTTGTCTACTGGGGCAATGATATGGGCTGCATGCCGACGAACGGCAGCAATCACCAGGCGAATGATATGCCTATCCTCACGGCAGGCAGCGGGGGAAAAAGATTTGTCACAGGCCAGTATTTAACCTATGGCGATTTCCGGAGGAACCAGGGGCGGCCTTATAATGATTTCCTGAT
It contains:
- a CDS encoding DUF1552 domain-containing protein, yielding MIHTLHNRRHFLKTAGGGLVALPFLASLLGETEAMAMTPQLRFITLFNGHGQSQRNWHPGIDLYQQGGSGFRSFPLGDLTAPLSSVLEPLTPYRSDLNILGGLDSLAQGHNHNPRTTLCAGGTHQSVDQILQQSSRFNPNRLGSMHLVGSNVGYKNQPISYRKSGQGVQGIDPIHNPQMAFDAFFGSQVGDEARRRRKTIASLVLEDFKNLRRDPRLSLVDQQRLDEYLTHLDELQKKIDQTGSGGEVLKRPTVVPNVPDSSQDDEVIDAHIDLIVLAVRCNQLATATLQFSTDTDNSVYSFLGVQRDFHTISHENNLPATELPRINRWMAGKVARLIEKLRDVENSATGERYLDSTLVYWGNDMGCMPTNGSNHQANDMPILTAGSGGKRFVTGQYLTYGDFRRNQGRPYNDFLISILQGFGLSPDEYEQNGAEGFGTYERLRRWDAESRPVEGVAYDLSQKRQTLPGFLSK